In [Phormidium] sp. ETS-05, the genomic window AAGGTGGCGGCGAGGGAGTCGGCGACAAAGTTGGGGGGGATATAGTCGGGAGTGATACCGTGTTGTTCTAGGTGGAGGGCGGTTTTTTTGCCGACCACGGCAATTTTTAAGCCTGCTAAGGCTCTGGCGTCTTTTCCTTGGGCGGTTAATCTTTCAAAAAAGTATTGCACGCCGTTGGTGGAGGTGAGAATTAACCAGTGAAATTGACGAAGGCGGGCGATCGCCCCATCCAACTGCTCCCAACTCGACGGCGGCCCAATTTCGATCGTGGGCATTTCTATCACATTCGCCCCAGATGCTTCCAGTAACGCCCGAAACTCGCCCCCCTGAGCAGCCGATCGGGTCACTAACACAGTCTTTCCCTGCAAAGGCTTTGCCACCTCAGCTCCGATACCCAAATTTTCCGACATATTCAGCAAACTAGAAATACTTTCTACCCCATCACCCACCAGATAGGAGCGCCACCGCACCACTTCACCAATAATAATGGCGCTAGGAGACAAAGACACACCCCCGGTTTTTTCCAAAATATCACCCAACGTCCCCGTCCACACCTCTTGCCATTTCGTCCCCCCCGCCTTCACAATTGCCACAGGCGTCTGATTTGACTTCCCGTAGCGCATTAGTTGGCGGACAATTTCCCCCAACTGTCGCCCCCCCATCAACACCACCAAAGTTTCCAACTTCGCCAGGGTCCCCCAGTCCAGTTCCTCCGGTTGATGACCGCTCGCCACCGCAAAACAGCGACTCATCACCGGGTCCGTGAGAGGAATACCCGCCAATTCTGGAGCCGCTAAAGCCGCCGATACCCCCGGGACAACCTCATAAGCACAACCCGCACTCCGCAACGCCTCAATTTCCGACGTACAGCGCCCAAAAATAAAGGGGTCTCCCCCCTTCAGGCGTACCACCTGTTTACCTTGGCGGCATTGTTCCACCAACAAACTATTAATCTCTTGTTGCTCCCAACTGGGTTTGCCCCCCCGCTTACCCACATAAAACCGCTGGCAGCTCTCCGGCACTAATTCCAACACGCTAGAATCCACCAAAGCATCATAAATCAATACTTCTGCCCTCACTAGCAGTTCCCGCGCCCTGACAGTGAGATAAATTGCGTCTCCCGGTCCTGCTCCTACCAAGTAAGCCTTACCCATTCCTTCGCTCCAGACTGCACGGGCCTGCCATAAGATAAACATACCATCATCGGCTACTGTTTATCTCAGATGCAGAAAATCTCTCTCCTCTGTCCCACACGCGATCGACCCCAAAAAGCCCTCCGCTTGGCCTTAAGCATCCTAGAAACCGCAACCCACCCAGAACGAGTGGAAATTCTCTTTTATCTCGACTCCGACGACCCCACCACAGAGGACTACCTCAGCCAATTTCGAGCCCATCAACCGCAACTCTCCCGCTTTCTCCGCTGTCCCTTCATCATCGGCGACCCCATCAGCATCTCTAAATCCTGGAACGAATTAGCCAGCCGCTGTCAAGGGGATATCTTAATTATGGCCGCCGACGACCAAACCTATGATACCCTCGGTTGGGACGTGCGCTTAGATGCAGAAATCCAAAAATTCCCCGATAATATCTTCTGTATGTGGTTCAATGACGGTCACTGGGGCGAAAAACTCTGCACCTTTCCCATAGTAAGTCGCCAATGGTACACCACCCTCGGCTATTTCACCACCGGGATGTTTGAATGTCTCTATGATGACTTATGGATTATGGATATTGGCCGCATCCTCGGACGCCTCCATTACATCCCCGACATCCTCACCGAACATTATCACTGGAGTTATGGCAAATCAGAAATTGACCCCACCTATGAACGCCACCAAGTCAACGCCGAAGGTAAACTCAAACCCGCCGTCCAAAGAGACCTCAATCTATTTAAACGCACCACCCACTATCGCGAATTAGACGCCCGCCGTCTCGCCACCATTATGAAACGTTAAACCACGGGTAGGGGCGATATGGCGATGGGCACGGCGGGATTAGTATTTGCTCATATAAATAATAATCCGGCTGTGCCCCTAAAATTATCCTTGTAAAGAAGTTTTATTTTTGTGATTATTTTTCTCATTCTGATGTTGATTCGGTTTCAACTTCATCAAGAAGGGACATAACCCGGGCTTTGATTTTTTGGTGTGTTTCTACACCTTCATATGTATAACGGTTGTAGCCGTTGCGGAGAATGAGGGTTTCTAGGTAGGTGATGCGCTCTTGGGTGGGTGGGTGGGTAGAAAGTCCTTTGAGGATGGGGCTGCTAGAGCCATATTTTTCTTTGAGCGCTACCATGAGGTTGCGCAAACCGTCGGCGGCGTATCCGGCAGCAACGAGGATGCGGGTGCCCAGAAGGTCCGCTTGACGCTCCATATCCCGGCTGTAGTCGAGAACGAGGAGGTTGGTGAGGGTGCCGCCAAAGGGGAAGCTACGGGCGATCGAGGAGACTAAATTGCCATGCGTCACCATCTGGAATCCGTGGGAGAGAACCGCGTGAGCCAGTTCGTGAGCTAGAAGGCCCGCCAGTTCAGCTTCCGAGTCGGAGTTGACGATCGCTCCGGCATTGACAAATACCTTCCCCCCGGGCAGGGCAAAAGCATTGATTTCCGGGTCTAAAATCACATAAAACTCATACTGAAAATCATCCCGTCCGGCAACTTTGGCCAATTTTTGCCCTAGCTGGTTAATGTAAGCCACTATTTCTTCATCTTCAACGATGGGGAGGTTTTCCAGGGCGTCTTTGGTGATACTTTCCCCGATACCTGATTCCCCTTTAGATAAAATGAGCAGGGTTTCCACCGCAGAAATGGCGCCGATCGGATTGCCGGTGAGGGCGATACTGGCAGCTCCGGTAATAACATTAGCAATGGCATTACCGGTAATCATTTTGCGGATATAAGATCGGAATTTGCCGAGGTTTTCATCGGCAATCAGGGTAAATTCCGCCGCTTCGGGGTGTTCTGGGTTAAGTAGGCTAAACCGACGGGCAGTAATAGAAGCCTCTAACCACTGCTTGGAAGCCACCAAAACTTCAATTTTAGTTCTCAGGAGTTGGGGGTCATCGGGATAAAGTGTGGTCGCCCGCTCCATCACCGCGATCGCATCCGGGAGACGGCTATATTTTTGATGAGCAGTGGCGAGGGTGATATGTCCGGGGAGAAATTCCGGGCATTGTTCCACCAAAAGTTTCAGCGGCACAAAGATGCGAGTTTCCAGATTTCTTTCCAGTCCCGCTTGCGCTTCCCGCCAATATACTCCACAACCGGGAGAGAGGAGGTTCGGGTCAGTAATCGGGGCAGCTTGTGACCCTGTGGTAGAGTCTGGATGTTGTGGCCACGGCGGCTTAGCTTGGCGATAGAGGGTTTCTGCCCCACGAATATCCCCCGCTTGATATAGTTTGTCAGCTTCTATGAGCAGTTGCAGGGTTGGATCTAGCTCTGGTGGGGTGGTCTCCTCGGTCTCACCCTCTGGTTCGGACGTTTCGGGGGGAGGCTCGGAGGACTCAGAAGGAGGCTCGGAGGACTCGGGGGCCGCCACAGGGGTAGAGGCAGCCACGGGGGGATTGCCCATCCAGGGGGAAATTGTCGCCATCAAAAGGAAGAAGATGGCAATACCGTATCTGGGGAATTTGCGATGAAGCGGTTTCATAGGAGATACTCCGCGTTTGTTGTCATTTGTCATTTGTCATTTGTCCTTTGTCATTTGTCCTTTGATAATTGACAATTATTCTTTGGTGACAAGGGACTGCCGGACCAGTTAAAGCTGTGTGAATAAATCGTACATATTCCGGGCAAATTGGCGGGGGTTCCACAGGGGAGCCCGGTTATCCTGGTGTTTGGATTGGATGAGATGCTGTTTAATTTTATCCCTTAAATCAATATCCTTGCCCAACCGGATGCCCCAATTTACGTATTCATCCCAATTTTGGGCAATCCCTTGAGAAACACCGAGACTTTGAAGAAAGCTATTACCCATCCGGGAGAGAAATTGCTCGCCAACCCGGGTAACGACGGGAAGGTTAAACCAGAGGGCTTCCAGGGTGTGTGTTCCTCCATTATAGGGATAGGAGTCTAAAAATACATCAGCAATGCTGTAGATTTTCCGGTGTTCTTCTTCGGTGTTGGCGAGGGGGAGAAATTTCACCCGGTGGAAGCTGACCCCTTGTCTCTGGCACTCTTGCTCATAGGCTGATTCTATCACCGCCCGATCGCTCCTGCCTTTATACACCAATACCCCATCTCGTACCGCCGCTAAAATTTGCACTTGAGCCCGCACCAGCTCCAGATTAAATTTTCTCCCTGGCGCTACGCAGTAGTATATAATTTGGTCAGGAGATATGCGTAGCCCTTTTCTGATTAAATTGCGGGTATGTAGCAGCCCAATGCTATGAGCCGCCACAAAACCAGATACCGCTACAAAAGAGTGAGGCATCCGTAAAACTTGCTCGCAGTAATATTTTTCTTGGCCTTCCGGGATACTATGCCAGTCCGCCAGAAAATAGTTGCTTTCTGAAGCAAAAGGTGCGTCAAATCCCAGCCATGAAATGCAGTATTTTGCTGGCTTTGCTTGAAAAATTTTTATGTGTAATGGCACAGTAATTGAATCTAAATCTATCAAAACATCAATTTTATCTTGAGCCATTTTTTCGATTAATTCTTGGGAATCTGCCATGCTAGTAGGGTAGCTTTCTGGCTGATAAAACTTAGCTATATTTTTAAATTTTTCCGTTATATCATCGGGTTTAACCTTCCCGGTGAAATAGAGGAAAACATGAGGAGTTATTGCTGCTAGTTCTCGGATAATTTCATAACTACACCAGCCCACGGAATGTCTGTAAAAATGGTTAGATAAAAAGCCGATCCGGATGGGGGGTAGGGGGAACCCGGAGACGGGGAGACGGGGAGACGGGGAGAAGGGGGGACGGGGGGACGACAGGAGACGGAGACTGGGAGACTGGGAGACGGGGAGACTCCATCCAGAGGTCCCCTGGTCCAGAGGCCCCTGGTCTAGAGGTCCCCCCGTCCCCTGCTCCCCTGCTCCCCCACTCCCCTGCCCCCCTGCTCCCCTGCTCCCCTGCTCCCCTGCTCCCCCAGTCCCCCCGTCTCCCCCACTCCCCACAATCCCCCCAATCAAGCTGAGATACTTGGGAGTGAGAGTGCGGTATAATTTAGAGTTTTCCGCCAGACTGTCACGCAGGTAGTGGCTGGTATAAAGGAAGTTTTCATAAAGAGGTTTGATCGCCTCTGGCGGTACAAAGTCCACGTTTTCATAGAGATATTTTTCCAGCCATAAGAATTTAGCTATTGCCTCTTGACTGAGGCCGGAAACTAGGTATATACTGATATAACAAATGCTGGTGATAATGGGGTCATCTTCGCCGCATAGCTCGCAGTATTTATCCACGGCTCTTCGAGCAGTTTCTAAATCGCTAAAGTCTCGCAAAATCCCACATAAGTGCTGGTGTGCTAAAGCCATTTTGGGTTCTAGTTGTAAGGCTTTTTCTAGGCAAGCAATAGCAGCTTTAGGGGAATTTTCCCAGCGGAGCTGAATCCCCATTTGGCAGTAATCAGCAGCAGATTGATTTTTGGTCATGGTGGGATAGAAACCGGGTTTCTGCGACAATCTCGGTATTTTACCCCAGATTTGGTTAAGAAACCCGGTTTCTAGATTAAAGATTTGTAAATAAGTCGTACATATCCCGGGCGAATTGGCGGGGGTTCCAGAGAGGGGCGGGGTTCTCCCGGCGTTTGGATTGTACCAGATGCTGTCTAATTTTATCTCTTAGGGCGATATCTTTCCCGAACCGGATGCCCCAACTGACGTATTCATCCCAATTCTGGGCAATTCCCTGCTCAATACCGAGGGTTTGCAGGAAGCTGTTACCCATTCGGGAGAAATTGCTCGCCGACCCGGGTAACGACGGGAAGGTTAAACCAGAGGGCTTCTAGGGTGTGGCTGCCGCCATTATAGGGATAGGAGTCTAAGAAGATGTCGGCAATTTGATATATGCTCCGGTGTAATTCTTCGGTGGCGGCGAAGGGGAGAAATTTAATCCGGTGAAATCCCACCCCAATTTCCTGGCATTGTTGCTGATAGATAGATTCGATAATGGTGGCATCGCCTTTGCCTTTGTAGATTAGCACGCTATGGGGGACGGCGGCGAGAATTTGTACTTGGGCTTTGGCGGTTTCGGGGTTAATTTTTTTGCCCGGTATGGTGGACAGGTAAACTATTTGCTCTGGGGCAATGCGTAAGGCTTTTCTGGAAAAGATTTCAGCGGTTTTGTCAAACTCAAAGCCCGATACGGCTACAAAAGAGTTGGGCATTCTCAGGAGTTGCTCTTGGTAGTATGGTTCTCTGCCTGGAGGCAGGGTATGCCAGTCACCGAGAAAGTAATGTTTATCGGAGATAAAGGGGGCATCAAATCCTAGCCAAGAGATGCAAATAGGGGCGGGTTTCTGGCGGAGGATTTCGATATTGGTTTTGACGGTGATGGCGTCTAGGTCAACTAGGACATCTATTTGGTCGTTGCGAATTTCTTGGATAATTTCTTCGGCGGTTGAATTTAAGGTTTTGGGCTGATAAAATTGGGTGGCTGTTTGCTGGAATGTTTGGGTAATATAGTCGCTGTTCTCTGGTGGTTTTTGGCTGGTATGGTAGAGGTACAGATGAGGGGTGATGTGTGATAGTTCTTGGATGGTATGGATGCTGCACCAACCGACGGCGTGACGACGAAAATGCCGGGAAATTATACCGATTTTTAGGGGAGAAACCGGGTTTCTTAAACCAAGAGTCTCGTACCTAAATGATGAGTCTTCGCCAGAAACCCGGTTTCCGGATTGGGGAGATGGGGCTGGTTTTATCGGGGTTGTGGGGGTATATTTGCCAGATATATAACGAATTAGGCGGCTGTTGGCTGCTAGGTTATCCCGTAGGTGGGGCATGGCAAATAAATAGTTATGATAGAGGCACTGGATTTCTCGTGGTGTGGGGCTGGAGGAGCTATGGGGTAAATTTAGTAAATATGCTTCTAGTTCGGCAAATTTTTCTCTGGCTGTAGTAGCGATACCGGAGCGAAAGTGGCTGCTAATGAAGGCAATGCTGCTCATAATGATGCTGTGAGGACAGCTATTGATGTATTGTATTGTTGCTGCCCTGGCGGCGGCAAAATTATTGGAATTTGTCAATAACTCGTATAAATCCCAATGAGCTTCGGCATTATCGGGTTGCAGATGAATTACGGTTCGCCACCGATCGGCTGCGGCTTGAATATTGCCTAATGCGGCTAAAGCTATGGCCATTTGAGCTAAAGGAGCTGTGACATTGGGTTTGAGTTGGCTGGCTCGATCGTACTCGCTGATGGCAGCTTCAATTTTTCCCAATTCTAACAATGTATTGCCTAGGCTGAAATGGGCTTCAAATAAATTGGGGTTGAGTTTGATGGCTGTTTCTAATGCGTTTACTGATGCTTCCAAGTTGCCCAACCGTCGCCAAACTATGCCTAAATTGCTGTAGGCTTCGGCATAGTCTGGTTTAAGCTGTAATGCCTGCTGCAATTCACTTGCAGCCGCTTGCCATTGGTTTTGATTAGCCAATTTTAGGGCATTTTCAAAGTGGAAAACTGCTTGGTTGTCATTGGTCATTGGTCATTTGTCCTTGGTCATTGGTCATTGGTCATTGGTCATTGGTCATTGGTCATTTGTCCTTGGTCCTTTGTCCTTTGTCCCCCAGGGGTTTCTGCGGAGAATCTCCGTCCGGGTAAGAGATATCTCCTCGGCGAAGGTTTCTTATCCAAGTGACAAGGGACAAGGGACAAGTGACAAGGGACAAAGGACAAGAGACAAATCTCTAATGGTTTAGTCAATGGAAACTGCATCTACATCAATCGTCTGGGTTTTGTTATCGGTAGCTTTTTCGGATTTTGGGGAAAAATTGGCGGTATTTAAACCGCGAGTTTGCAGCCATTCGGTGATAATTTGGGAGCAACTATTAACTAGAAGCATGACGATGGCAATATCGTCTATTTGTCCGAGGAGGGGGAGAAGGTCGGGGGACAGGTCTATGGGACTGAACAGATAGAGGAATGTGCCTAAAATCAAGCCCCAGCGATAGGTAGGATGGCGGAGGGTGCGGAGATAAAATTGGGAAATCAATTGGGCGGGTAATTTCATAATCTGTCCTTGGTCATTTGTCCAAGAGTCACTTGTCACTTGTCACTGGTAACATGTCACTTGTCACTGGTAACATGTCACTTGTTATCAAAGGACAAATGACAAAGGACAAAGGACAAATGACAAACCTCAGATGCTATCGGTGATGCTGGTGAAGTT contains:
- a CDS encoding tetratricopeptide repeat protein, yielding MTNDNQAVFHFENALKLANQNQWQAAASELQQALQLKPDYAEAYSNLGIVWRRLGNLEASVNALETAIKLNPNLFEAHFSLGNTLLELGKIEAAISEYDRASQLKPNVTAPLAQMAIALAALGNIQAAADRWRTVIHLQPDNAEAHWDLYELLTNSNNFAAARAATIQYINSCPHSIIMSSIAFISSHFRSGIATTAREKFAELEAYLLNLPHSSSSPTPREIQCLYHNYLFAMPHLRDNLAANSRLIRYISGKYTPTTPIKPAPSPQSGNRVSGEDSSFRYETLGLRNPVSPLKIGIISRHFRRHAVGWCSIHTIQELSHITPHLYLYHTSQKPPENSDYITQTFQQTATQFYQPKTLNSTAEEIIQEIRNDQIDVLVDLDAITVKTNIEILRQKPAPICISWLGFDAPFISDKHYFLGDWHTLPPGREPYYQEQLLRMPNSFVAVSGFEFDKTAEIFSRKALRIAPEQIVYLSTIPGKKINPETAKAQVQILAAVPHSVLIYKGKGDATIIESIYQQQCQEIGVGFHRIKFLPFAATEELHRSIYQIADIFLDSYPYNGGSHTLEALWFNLPVVTRVGEQFLPNG
- a CDS encoding glycosyltransferase family 2 protein → MQKISLLCPTRDRPQKALRLALSILETATHPERVEILFYLDSDDPTTEDYLSQFRAHQPQLSRFLRCPFIIGDPISISKSWNELASRCQGDILIMAADDQTYDTLGWDVRLDAEIQKFPDNIFCMWFNDGHWGEKLCTFPIVSRQWYTTLGYFTTGMFECLYDDLWIMDIGRILGRLHYIPDILTEHYHWSYGKSEIDPTYERHQVNAEGKLKPAVQRDLNLFKRTTHYRELDARRLATIMKR
- a CDS encoding M48 family metallopeptidase; its protein translation is MTNDNKRGVSPMKPLHRKFPRYGIAIFFLLMATISPWMGNPPVAASTPVAAPESSEPPSESSEPPPETSEPEGETEETTPPELDPTLQLLIEADKLYQAGDIRGAETLYRQAKPPWPQHPDSTTGSQAAPITDPNLLSPGCGVYWREAQAGLERNLETRIFVPLKLLVEQCPEFLPGHITLATAHQKYSRLPDAIAVMERATTLYPDDPQLLRTKIEVLVASKQWLEASITARRFSLLNPEHPEAAEFTLIADENLGKFRSYIRKMITGNAIANVITGAASIALTGNPIGAISAVETLLILSKGESGIGESITKDALENLPIVEDEEIVAYINQLGQKLAKVAGRDDFQYEFYVILDPEINAFALPGGKVFVNAGAIVNSDSEAELAGLLAHELAHAVLSHGFQMVTHGNLVSSIARSFPFGGTLTNLLVLDYSRDMERQADLLGTRILVAAGYAADGLRNLMVALKEKYGSSSPILKGLSTHPPTQERITYLETLILRNGYNRYTYEGVETHQKIKARVMSLLDEVETESTSE
- a CDS encoding DUF1232 domain-containing protein; the encoded protein is MTSDSWTNDQGQIMKLPAQLISQFYLRTLRHPTYRWGLILGTFLYLFSPIDLSPDLLPLLGQIDDIAIVMLLVNSCSQIITEWLQTRGLNTANFSPKSEKATDNKTQTIDVDAVSID
- the cobA gene encoding uroporphyrinogen-III C-methyltransferase, giving the protein MGKAYLVGAGPGDAIYLTVRARELLVRAEVLIYDALVDSSVLELVPESCQRFYVGKRGGKPSWEQQEINSLLVEQCRQGKQVVRLKGGDPFIFGRCTSEIEALRSAGCAYEVVPGVSAALAAPELAGIPLTDPVMSRCFAVASGHQPEELDWGTLAKLETLVVLMGGRQLGEIVRQLMRYGKSNQTPVAIVKAGGTKWQEVWTGTLGDILEKTGGVSLSPSAIIIGEVVRWRSYLVGDGVESISSLLNMSENLGIGAEVAKPLQGKTVLVTRSAAQGGEFRALLEASGANVIEMPTIEIGPPSSWEQLDGAIARLRQFHWLILTSTNGVQYFFERLTAQGKDARALAGLKIAVVGKKTALHLEQHGITPDYIPPNFVADSLAATFPEDLTDKNILFPRVETGGREVLVAELTAKGAKVEEVPAYESDRPAKIDPTAWKALKNRQVDIITFASSKTVQYFCQLVENKYLESQDSADSSDTAATGKNKSWPDLLAKVCVASIGPATSKTCHSLLGRVDVEATEYTLEGLTKAISRWAGGG